The following coding sequences lie in one Xiphias gladius isolate SHS-SW01 ecotype Sanya breed wild chromosome 24, ASM1685928v1, whole genome shotgun sequence genomic window:
- the LOC120785898 gene encoding 1-acylglycerol-3-phosphate O-acyltransferase ABHD5-like, protein MRRMAEEIQPGKEQSSWILSWLPSWCPTSPSRLKDAEEKMLKIVKRPFSRQHVRISNNNYLWTIAFSTQPQPCSPSRPQPPAQPRPSLVLLHGFGGGVGLWAQNLDSLSSSGPVYALDLLGFGRSSHPQFSTDPEGAEEQFLAALEEWREKVGLEEMVLLGHNLGGYLSTAYTLKHPHRVKHLLLVEPWGFPARPENPNHNSIPVWIRAMGAVMSPFNPLAGLRLAGPLGPMLVQTIRSDFKQKYSSVFNDNTVSDYIYHLNAQTPSGETAFKNMTIPYGWAKRPMLERIGQVQADIPISFIYGSRSSIDCDSGYDFKKTRPDVVIKVIRGAGHYVFADQPDDFNQTVLQILARAE, encoded by the exons ATGCGAAGGATGGCGGAGGAGATACAACCTGGCAAGGAGCAGAG CTCCTGGATACTAAGCTGGCTTCCCTCTTGGTGCCCCACTTCTCCTTCTCGGCTGAAagatgcagaggaaaaaatgcTCAAGA TTGTGAAGCGGCCTTTCTCCAGGCAGCACGTCCGGATATCCAACAACAACTACTTGTGGACCATAGCGTTTTCCACTCAGCCACAGCCATGCTCCCCATCTCGTCCCCAGCCCCCTGCTCAACCCAGGCCTTCTCTGGTTCTCCTGCATGGCTTTGGGGGTGGAGTTGGCCTTTGGGCCCAAAACCTGGACTCTCTCTCCAGCAGCGGACCGGTCTATGCTCTAGACCTGCTGGGCTTCGGCAGGAGCAGTCATCCCCAGTTCAGCACCGACCCGGAGGGGGCTGAGGAGCAGTTTTTGGCAGCCCTAGAGGAGTGGAGGGAGAAGGTGGGACTGGAGGAAATGGTGCTGCTGGGACATAACCTCGGAGGATACCTGTCTACTGCCTACACTCtcaaacacccacacag GGTAAAACATCTGCTGCTGGTGGAGCCGTGGGGGTTTCCAGCACGTCCTGAGAACCCCAACCACAACTCCATCCCAGTGTGGATCAGAGCCATGGGGGCAGTCATGAGCCCCTTCAACCCTCTGGCTGGACTCAGACTGGCTGGGCCTCTAG GTCCAATGCTGGTCCAGACCATCAGGTCTGATTTCAAGCAGAAATACTCCTCTGTGTTCAATGACAACACCGTGTCTGACTACATCTACCATCTGAACGCCCAGACTCCAAG TGGAGAAACAGCCTTTAAAAACATGACCATTCCCTATGGCTGGGCTAAGAGGCCTATGTTGGAGAGGATTGGGCAAGTCCAAGCTGACATTCCCATTTCCTTCATCTACGGATCACGCTCCAGCATAGACTGCGACTCCGGATATGACTTCAAGAAAACCAGACCAGATGTGGTAATCAAA GTGATCAGAGGAGCAGGCCATTATGTTTTCGCCGACCAGCCAGATGACTTCAACCAGACGGTCCTTCAGATCCTTGCCAGAGCAGAATAA